From Malaciobacter mytili LMG 24559:
TAAAGGTATAAATGTAAAAAAAGAGTTGTATTCTATAATCAAATATATAGAAGATGTGGATAAATATAGAGAAGAACTTGGTAGACTTAGTTCTTCTTGGGATATTTTTGCTCTTTTAGGACAACTTGGAGATATTAATATTGATATTGGTAAAACTAAAGAAAACTTTTTAAATCTTACTTCAACACTATTAAATCATTTAAGTGAACAAACTATTAAAAAAGTAACTCAAGAGATGAATTTTAAAGCTCAAGTTGCTATTGATATAGTAATTAGAAATCTTTTTGAAAGAACAGCTGATATTGGATTTTTAGCAACTGATGATGATATTAGAACTTTTATTGAAAATTATGTTTCTGATTATAATAATGAAAGTATTGAGCTTAAGCATGAAATACAAAAAAGATTTAAAGAGTATGTTGCAAAATATTCTGTATATTTTGATATTGTTTTAGCAAATACAAAAGGCAAAATATTAGTAAGATTAAATGAAGATACAAAAATAGAAAAAATTGACAATGATTTTATAAGTGAAGTTTTAAATACTACACAAGAGTATGTGGAAACATATAAATATCATGAATTCCTTCCCAAATATAAAAAATCATTAGTTTATTCATATAAAGTAACAAAGACTAATTCTTCTGAGTCTGAAAATTTAGGAGTATTGTGTCTTTGCTTTAGATTTCAAGATGAGATGAAAGGTATTTTTAATAATTTAGTAGATACTAAAAATAAAGAATCAATTACAATTTTAGATGAAGAAGGGTGTGTTATTGCATCTAGTGATAGAGCACATATACCTTTAGGTGCAAAATTACCAATTGTTTTAAATGATGAGTATAAGATTATCTCTTTTGCTGGTAGGGATTATATTGCAAAAACTTGTAAAACAAAAGGTTATCAAGGCTTTAAAGGGTTAAATTGGTATGGTCATATTATGATTCCTTTAGAGTATGCTTTTTTAAGTGATGCTTTAAATTCTAAAAAAATTGATGAAAAAATAATAGAATCAATGATGGAAAATGAGCAACATTTTTCAAAAGAGCTTCAAGAGGTATTTAATAAAAGTAAAACTATTCAAGATAACTTAAGTAGAGTTATTTGGAATGGAAATATCTCTCAAAGTAAATTAAACTCTACAAATAGAGAGTTTTCAAAATCTCTTTTAAATGAAATTGGAATTACAGGGGTAAAAGCAAACTCCTCTTTAAGTAATTTAAATCAAACAATTATAAGTTCAATTTTAAAAGATAGTGAGTTTTTATCTTCCCTTGCTATTGATATTATGGATAGAAACTTATATGAAAGAGCAAATGATTGTAGATGGTGGGCTTTAACTTCTTATTTTAAAGAAGCTTTAGAAGATTTAAATTCAATTGCTTATAAAAAAGATGAAATAAGTGCTATTTTAAAATATATAAATGATTTATATACAGTTTATACAAATCTTTTAATTTTTGATAAAGAGGGAAGAGTTGTAGCTGTTTCAAATAAAAATGAAGAGTATTTAGTAGGAAAAGTTTTAACTCAAGATTGGGTTGGTAAAACTTTAAATTTAAAGGATACTTCAAAATATTGTGTATCAAAATTTGAAAAAACAAACCTTTATAAAAATGAATCAACATATATTTATTGTAGTGCTATTAGATCAATTTCCAATGAAAAAGAAGTAAATGGAGGAATTGCAATAGTTTTTGATTCTACTTTTCAGTTTAATGCAATGTTAGATGAAACTTTACCAAGGGATAATAAAGGTGAAAAAATTGATGGAATTTTTGCACTATTTACAAATAGGGATAAAAGTGTAATTTCTTCAACAAATAGTAAATATGCAGTTGAATCAATTTTGGATATTGATGATAAGTTTTTTACTTTACCTAAGGCTCAACAATTAAGTGAGATTATTGAGTTTGATGGTAAATATTATGCAGTTGCTGTTAAGTGTTCTAATGGATATAGGGAATATAAAAGTATAATTGATGATTATAAAAATGATGTTTTATGTTTTGTATTTATATATATTGGTGAAGTAAATATTAAATCAAAATCAAAATATAAAGTAAAAGATAAATTTGCAGTCTCTTCTAAAAAAAGTCTTACAAATGATAGTGTAGATTTGGCAACTTTTTATTTGGGGAATAAATTTTTAGCAGTTGAGGCTAAAAATGTAATTCAATCAATAGGTGTTGATAAACTTGAAGCTTCAATTGAGATGGATAAAAAGAATCATTTTAAAGGTATGGTTTTATATAAAGATAAACTAATTTCTGTTTTAGATATTCGAGATTTTATAAAAGAAGATATAAAAGATGAAGAATTAACAAATATTATTCTTTTTGAATATGATAAAGATAATGTAGAACATTGTATAGGAATATTAGTTTCTTCTTTAGAAAATATAAGTGTTGTTGAAAAAAATTCTATTCAGCATATTCAAAGTCACTTTTTGGGTTCTGGAACATTAATTGAAAGTTTAGTAGATATTAATGAATTTGGAGATTCAAAAGTTGCGATGATTTTAGATATTAAAAAAATAGATGATAATTTAACTAAAAAAGATATAAGCTAATTTAAAATTTATATATTAAGTTAAAAGAGATTTGGGCAAAATACGAAAAAAGTATAAGGCTTAATATATATATGAACAAAAATGAATTTTTACCAACAACAAAAGCTGAAATGAAAAAACGTGGTTGGGATGAACTAGATGTTGTACTAATTTCAGGAGATGCTTATATTGATTCACCTTTTATGGGAATTGCCGTAGTTGGAAGAATCTTAGAAAGTATAGGCTTAAGAGTTGGAATTATTGGACAGCCTGATATAAACTCAGATATTGATATAAAAAGACTTGGTGAACCAAAACTATTTTGGGGAGTTAGTGGTGGAAGTATTGACTCTATGGTGTCAAACTATACTGCCACTAAGAAATTTAGAAATAGTGATGATTATACGCCAGGTGGAAAAAATAATAAAAGACCAGATAGAGCTACAATTGCATATACAAACTTAATTAGAAGATACTATAAAGATACAGTTCCTATTGTTTTAGGTGGTATTGAAGCAAGTTTAAGAAGACTTACTCATTATGATTATTGGACAAATAAACTAAGAAAGCCAATTTTATTTGATACTAAAGCTGATTATATGATTTATGGTATGGGTGAACAAGCAATTATTGATTTGGGTAATTATTTAAAAGAGGGCAAAGACCCAAGGACAATTAGAGGGCTTTGTTATATTTCAAAAGAGCCTGTAACTGAATATTTACAAATTCCAAGCCATGAAGAGTGCCTAAAAGAAAAAGAGAAATATATAGACCTTTTCAAAGTATTTTATGATAACAATGACCCAGTTTATTCAAAAGGCTTATGTCAAAAAATTGATTCAAGATATTTAATTCAAAATCCTCCAAGTGATTATTTAGATGAAGAAGAGATGGATAAAATTGCAGCTTTTCCTTATCAAAGAGATTTGCATCCTTATCATAAAAAAGATGGAAATGTTAAATGTTTGGAAACAATTAAATTTTCAATTATGACTCACCATGGATGTTGGGGAGAGTGTAACTTCTGTGCAATTGCCGTGCATCAAGGAAGAACAATTAGAACAAGAAGTGAAAAAAATATTATTCAAGAAGCAAAACATTTTACAACAATGAAAGATTTTAAAGGAATTATCTCTGATGTTGGTGGTCCAACTGCAAATATGTATGGATATGAGTGTAAGAAAAAATTAAAAAAAGGTACTTGTATAGATAATTATAGATGTGTTGATGACCAAAGACTTTGTAAAGCAATGAAGGTTGATCATAGTAGAAATATAAAATTATTAAGAGATATTAGAACAGTACCTGGAGTTAAAAAAGCCTTTGTTGCTTCTGGTGTTAGATATGATTTAATAACTGCTGATAAAAAAAATGGATATGAGTATTTAAAAGAGATGGTAAATCATCATATTTCTGGACAAATGAAAGTTGCACCTGAACATACAAGTGATGAGGTTTTATATCATATGGGAAAACCTGGAAAACAAACACTTATTGATTTTAAAAGAATGTATGATAAGTTAAATAAAGAATCTGGAAAAAAACAGTTTTTAACATATTACTTAATTGCTGCACATCCTGGCTGTGAAGAGAAACATATGCATGAATTAAAGCAGTTTACAACAAATGAATTAAAAATGAATCCAGAACAAGCGCAAGTATTTACTCCCACACCTGGAACTTACTCTTCTGTGATGTATTATACTGAAATGGATCCATTTACAAAGAAAAAAATCTTTGTTGAAAAAGATACTTTAAGAAAAGAAAGACAAAAAGAGATAGTTATTAAAAAAAGGACTTTTGATAAAAAAGGTAAAAATTACTCATACGGTATGCAAGGTTAAATGATACTCAACTTATATAAGTTGCTTTTTGATATAATACGCCAACTTTGAATACGTTTATAAAAATTGATAAGGGAAACATTTATGAAAAAACTTTTTTTAATTATTGGTGCGCCAGGAAGTGGTAAAACAACTGATGCTGAGTTAATTGCTCAAAAACACGAAAATATTACTCATTATTCAACAGGGGATATGTTTAGAGCTGAAGTAGCAAGTGGAAGTGATAGAGGAAAATTAATTGATTCTTATGTATCAAAAGGAAACCTAGTTCCAATTGATATTGTTATTGAGACAATTGTAGGTGCAATTAAAAAAGCTCCAACTGATGTGGTTGTTATTGATGGTTATCCAAGAAGTGGTGAGCAAATGACTGAATTAGATAAATACTTAGAAAATGAAACAGAAGTGGAACTTGTAAATACTATTGAAGTTGAAGTTTCTGAAGAAGTTGCAAGAGATAGAGTTTTAGGAAGAGCAAGAGGTGCTGATGATAATGTTGAAGTATTCAACAATAGAATGAAAGTTTATACTGAACCTTTAGCACAAATCCAAGAGTTTTATGAAGCAAAAGGATTATTAAAGAAAATCAATGGTGAAAGAACTATTGAAGAAATTGTAGATGAAATGGATAACTTTATTCAATCAAGAATCTAATTTAAAGTAGTTATATGCAAAGTGAAGAGCTAATTAATTTTTATAGTGTAATAATTGGTACGGAACTTTTAAATGGGCGTCGAAAAGACGCTCATTTTTCTTTTTTAAATCAAGAACTTCTAAAAAGAGGGTGGAGACATAAAGCCTCTTTTATTATAGAAGATGACCCTTCTTTAATGGAAAATATTTATAATCTTATAAAAGCTGATAAATACTCTGTAATGTTTAGTTATGGGGGTATTGGTTCAACACCTGATGATTTAACAAGACAAGTGGCAGCAAAAGTATTTACCAATGGAGAAATGCAATTTCAGCAAGAGGCAAAAAAACTTATTGAAGAGCAATTTAAAGAAGAAGCTTATCCCCATAGAATAAATATGTCTTATCTTCCAATAAATGCAAAACTATTAGATAATGTAGTAAATAATGTACCTGGATTTTATTTAGAAAATAGATTTTTCTTTACGCCTGGCTTTCCTTCTATGAGTCAAGCAATGGTTATGCAAGCATTAGATACTTATTACGCTAAAAATAGTGTTATAAAATATAGACTTTCTTTAACTGCAACATGTGGA
This genomic window contains:
- a CDS encoding YgiQ family radical SAM protein → MNKNEFLPTTKAEMKKRGWDELDVVLISGDAYIDSPFMGIAVVGRILESIGLRVGIIGQPDINSDIDIKRLGEPKLFWGVSGGSIDSMVSNYTATKKFRNSDDYTPGGKNNKRPDRATIAYTNLIRRYYKDTVPIVLGGIEASLRRLTHYDYWTNKLRKPILFDTKADYMIYGMGEQAIIDLGNYLKEGKDPRTIRGLCYISKEPVTEYLQIPSHEECLKEKEKYIDLFKVFYDNNDPVYSKGLCQKIDSRYLIQNPPSDYLDEEEMDKIAAFPYQRDLHPYHKKDGNVKCLETIKFSIMTHHGCWGECNFCAIAVHQGRTIRTRSEKNIIQEAKHFTTMKDFKGIISDVGGPTANMYGYECKKKLKKGTCIDNYRCVDDQRLCKAMKVDHSRNIKLLRDIRTVPGVKKAFVASGVRYDLITADKKNGYEYLKEMVNHHISGQMKVAPEHTSDEVLYHMGKPGKQTLIDFKRMYDKLNKESGKKQFLTYYLIAAHPGCEEKHMHELKQFTTNELKMNPEQAQVFTPTPGTYSSVMYYTEMDPFTKKKIFVEKDTLRKERQKEIVIKKRTFDKKGKNYSYGMQG
- a CDS encoding adenylate kinase gives rise to the protein MKKLFLIIGAPGSGKTTDAELIAQKHENITHYSTGDMFRAEVASGSDRGKLIDSYVSKGNLVPIDIVIETIVGAIKKAPTDVVVIDGYPRSGEQMTELDKYLENETEVELVNTIEVEVSEEVARDRVLGRARGADDNVEVFNNRMKVYTEPLAQIQEFYEAKGLLKKINGERTIEEIVDEMDNFIQSRI
- a CDS encoding cache domain-containing protein; this encodes MSELINYKGINVKKELYSIIKYIEDVDKYREELGRLSSSWDIFALLGQLGDINIDIGKTKENFLNLTSTLLNHLSEQTIKKVTQEMNFKAQVAIDIVIRNLFERTADIGFLATDDDIRTFIENYVSDYNNESIELKHEIQKRFKEYVAKYSVYFDIVLANTKGKILVRLNEDTKIEKIDNDFISEVLNTTQEYVETYKYHEFLPKYKKSLVYSYKVTKTNSSESENLGVLCLCFRFQDEMKGIFNNLVDTKNKESITILDEEGCVIASSDRAHIPLGAKLPIVLNDEYKIISFAGRDYIAKTCKTKGYQGFKGLNWYGHIMIPLEYAFLSDALNSKKIDEKIIESMMENEQHFSKELQEVFNKSKTIQDNLSRVIWNGNISQSKLNSTNREFSKSLLNEIGITGVKANSSLSNLNQTIISSILKDSEFLSSLAIDIMDRNLYERANDCRWWALTSYFKEALEDLNSIAYKKDEISAILKYINDLYTVYTNLLIFDKEGRVVAVSNKNEEYLVGKVLTQDWVGKTLNLKDTSKYCVSKFEKTNLYKNESTYIYCSAIRSISNEKEVNGGIAIVFDSTFQFNAMLDETLPRDNKGEKIDGIFALFTNRDKSVISSTNSKYAVESILDIDDKFFTLPKAQQLSEIIEFDGKYYAVAVKCSNGYREYKSIIDDYKNDVLCFVFIYIGEVNIKSKSKYKVKDKFAVSSKKSLTNDSVDLATFYLGNKFLAVEAKNVIQSIGVDKLEASIEMDKKNHFKGMVLYKDKLISVLDIRDFIKEDIKDEELTNIILFEYDKDNVEHCIGILVSSLENISVVEKNSIQHIQSHFLGSGTLIESLVDINEFGDSKVAMILDIKKIDDNLTKKDIS
- a CDS encoding competence/damage-inducible protein A, producing MQSEELINFYSVIIGTELLNGRRKDAHFSFLNQELLKRGWRHKASFIIEDDPSLMENIYNLIKADKYSVMFSYGGIGSTPDDLTRQVAAKVFTNGEMQFQQEAKKLIEEQFKEEAYPHRINMSYLPINAKLLDNVVNNVPGFYLENRFFFTPGFPSMSQAMVMQALDTYYAKNSVIKYRLSLTATCGESTLIDIMKKVDSNVELSSLPKFVDGVRKTVISLNSVDKNKVESNFSMFKEYLDKNQIEYVLKDISI